A window of Microbacterium lushaniae genomic DNA:
CGCCGAGCGAGCGCCACTCGGCGTTGTTCTGGAAGAGCACGAGGTAATCGCGCGGCCCTTCGGCCCCCAGCATCGCGGGCATGAGCGCGGTCGCCCGCCCCAGCGCGTCGGCGCCGACGGCGACGTCGGCGAAGAGATCCTGCACCTCCGCCACCGGTTCCCGCAGCGGCGCGAGCAGGTTCTCGGGGCGGATCCGGGCCACTTCCTCGGATGCGGCGGCCAGACGTGCGGCGCTGGTGACGGCGGGCTCGTGCAGGTCGGCGAGGGCGGCGACGTCGAACCGGCCCTCCTGCGGCCGCAGCGAGTCGACGGAGAACGACGTGGCGACCTCGGCCAGCGGCGCGATCGCGGTGGTGGCGACGTCATCGGCGGTGCGGGTGAGGGTGGCGACGGCGTCCAGCTGCGGCCCGATCCAGGGGAGTCCCGCCGCCAGCGCCCACACGGGGTCGCCGGTGAGCGCCCTGGCCGCGGAGGTGTGCTCCGAGATCCGGTCGATGACTTCGGCGGCCTGCGCAGGGTCGGACAGCGACTGCTGGGCATCGGCCGCCGCGGCGCGGGCGTCGACGACGTGGCCGTAGGCCATCGCGCCGCGCACGCCGATCCACAGGCCGCCGAGGAGCAGGACGGCGACGAAGGCGGCCAGAAGCCCCGCGACGACGCGGCCCGCGACCCGGCGTGAGGCGCTCACGGGGTATTCGGTCACTCGATCACCCTAAGCGAGCCGCCGCGCGATGGTCGACGCGCGCGGGAGGAGGTGACGGCTCCCCCTAGACTGGCGGCGTACGACGAAGGGTGCCCCATGGTTCGATCGACCCGTCGCCGCGCAGCAGTGAGCGCCGCTTTCGTCCTCGTGGGCATGTCGCTGACGGCATGCGGGCCGGCCCCGTGGGCGGGCGGCGCCGCGGGAACCTCCGCACCGCCGAGCCCCACGCGCACCGCGGCGGTCGCCCCCCAGCCCGTGCCGAACGACCTCTCCAGCGGATCGACCGAGCGCTCGCTGCAGGCCGGCGCGGTCGCCGCGGCCGCGAACTACTGGTCGACGCTGTCGATGGACCAGTGGACTCCGACAGCGCTCAAACCGATCAGCCTGTCGATGACGACGACGGTCACGCCCGACGACGGCAAGCAGGTGGGCCTGCAGCGGGTGTCGATGATCGCCGTGCCGGCCAACCCGACCGAGACCTTCCCGCCGCTGGCGGCGCAGGTCGACCAGTCGAGCCAGACCGCGGGCTACCCCGTGCTCGCGCCGTACAGCTACTCGCAGACCTTCAACATCGGCGAGGTGCCCCAGGCAGCGACCCATGTCACCCTGCAGTTCACGTACGAGTTCCTGGTGCAGACGACTCCCACCTCGGCCGAGTACGCGAAGCAGACCACGACCGACACGCTGCGCGTCGCCATCGCCGGCGACGCCGCAGCGGCTCCGGAGGGCTGAGGCTACGCGCCGACGCGCTGCCAGCGATCTCCGCCGCTGTCGGATGCGTCCTCCGACGCCTGCTGGGCGTGGGCGAGCAGCGTGTCGAAGTCATACCCCACGACGTCCGCCGAGGCCCACCCGACGCTCGCCGACAGCTGCACCGCCATCGGCTGTGCGGCATCGAGCTCGGTGATCTCCCGCAGCATCCGGCTCACGTGCTCGCGCAGCACCGGCCCTGGGCGCGACACCAGCACGGCGACACGCCCCCGACCCTCCCGTCCCATGTCGGCCTCCGCCGGGAACGACGCGCGCACGGTGTGCTCGAACCGCTCGACGATCTCCCCGAACAGGGCCTCACCGGCGGCGGCCCGGATGTCGTCGGGGTCGTCCAGGCGCACCACGAGCATGGCCCACGACGTCTCGCCGGCCGCCCGGGCGCGCGCGAGCCGGTCGCTCGCGGTGACGGTGAACTGCGGCCAGGAGGCGGCGGTCTCCGCGCCCACCGGTGACACCGTGGTGAAGAACAGCAGCGTGACCGTCGCGCACACGAGGTAGATCAGCATCCCGAGGGTGTTCAGGAGGCGGACGAAGGAGAGCTCCTCGAGCGATCCGGACGGCTGGAACAGGCCGGCGATGAGGATGAAGAGGGCGAGCAGGACGAAGCTGGCCGACACCAGCACGAGCGGGATCACCAGTCGCTCGTGCCGGTCGGGGGAGCGGCGGATCTCCAGCAGGGTCAGGCCGGCGAAGATCGACGCGATGAAGAAGTCCACGCGGAAGATCAGGTTGTACATCTCGGTGTGGGACCCGAGCCACAGGGCCAGGGCCGACAGCACGGAGACCGCCGCCGCGATCCAGGGGAGGGCGGCAACGCGCCGCCGCGCCCGGAAGCCCGACCAGATGAGGGCGGGTGCGCCCAGGAGCACTCCCAGGCCGATGCGCCGCACCGGTTCGTTGCCGAGCGCTTCGCCCGCCAGGCTCACCCACGTGCTCACCATGGCCACGACGAAGGCGAGCGACCACAGCAGCGACGCCCGCGACGGGCGCTGAAGGAAGCCCAGGCCGATGATCATGACCGTGCCGAGGGTGGCGACGGTGGCCTGGGCGATCCCGAGGTTGGCGGTCGCGATGGAGTCCAGGCCGCCGGTCATGCGCCGCGCTCCGCCGGCAGGGTGATGGTCACGGTCGTGCCGGTGCCCTGCTCGCTCTCCAGCTGCAGCGTGCCGCGGTGCTCCTCGATGATGGTGCGGAGGATCCCCATGCCCAGCCCCGTCCCCGGCGTCGAGCTCTCCCGCGCCGTGCGCGCGCGGAAGTACGGGTCGAAGACGCGTGGCAGCTCGTCGGCGGAGATGCCGATCCCGGTGTCGGCGACCACGATCACCGCGTGGCCTGCCTCCGCGCGCGCACCGATGTGCACCGACCCGCCTCCCGGCGTGTACTTGATGGCGTTGCTGAGCACGTTGTCGACGGCCTGCCGCAGGCGGAACGCGTCTCCGCGCACCTCCAGCGACGGCGGTGCGTCGACGATCACGCGCACGCGACGGCCGTCGGCGGCGGGGCGGAACGACTCCACCGAGGCGTCCAGGATGCGGCGGACGTCGGTGGAGGATGCGGCCGTGTGGTCGCGCGCTTCGGCGCGCGACCCGGCGAGGATCTCGGAGATGAGGGTCTGCATGCGCTCCGCGGCGTTGTCGATGACCTCCAGCTGCTCGCGCGTCTTGGCCGGCAGGTGCTCGGCCTCCAGTGCGAGCTCGGCGTGGCCCATGATGGCGGTGAGGGGATTGCGCAGCTCGTGGGAGACGACCGCGGCGAGGCGCTCCCGGGCGCGCTCGGCCTCGATGAGGGCGGTGATGTCGTGGACGATCAGCAACGTGCTCTCCGGCTCGTCGCCTGCCGGCATCAGCCGTCGCGTCGACACCGACAGGGCATGCCACTCGCCTTCGGTGTCGAAGAGCCACACGCGCTCGTCCTCGAACAGCTCCCCGCGGGCCGCGCGCGCGAACGGGCGGTCCAGCTCGGCCAGTGGATCGCCGCGCAGGGCCGAGTACTCCACCGAGCGCCCCGGCCGCTTGGGGTCGTCGCGGTCGATGGCGTACAGCGACACATAGGTGTCGTTGAGGGCGAGCACCTCTCCCGCGCGCGAGAGCCGGGCGATGCCGGTGTCCAGGCCGTTGAGCATCTGCGACACGCGCCGCTCCTGCCCGCTGACGCGGGAGAGCGTCCCCTGCAGGCGACCGGCCTGCCGGCGCAGGAGCTGGCGGAACGCCCGGCTCTGCCGCGCCGCGAGATACGTGGTCAGGCCGATGAAGGCCAGCGCCAGCAGTACCACCATGAGCCGGACGACGTCGTGGGTGTCGGGTCCGGAGAGGGTGGCGTCGAGGACGATGACCCCGGCGACCATCGCGAAGGCGCCCAGGAGTGCCGGTAGCGCGAAGTAGGTCGCGATCCACGTGACGGGGAAGACCCAGAAATAGCCGAACTGCAGGTCGCTCTGCAGAACGAGGAAGCTCACGCCGATGAGGTCGCCGAAGGGAACGAGCGCGATGTACTCGCGCGGCACGCGCCGCCACGGGACGGCGAGGCAGATGGCGGTGAGCGCGATGATGATCGCCACCCCGGTGGAGAAGGTCCACACCCCGAACAGCGCCGGTTCCATCGCCTGCACCACCAGCACGGTGACAACGACGCTCGCGGCCAGCACGAGCTGGAGCAGCCAGATGGATCGGGTGCGGTTGTCGACGAGGCCGCCTTCGTCGCCTTCCCGTGCGTTGTCGGCAGGCGACGTGGCCGGGAGGCTGTTCGCGGCTGCCATAGGTCTGAGTCTAGTGACCGTGGCCCACTCGCCTAGGCGCCATCCTGTCTCTTCCGGCGGTCCGCCTGCGGACGCGGAGCGCAGGCGGTCTTGAGGCAATCTTGCGGTTGCACTGTCGCCGCGTGCGGGCTACCTCGCGGCCCGTGGGCCAATCTGTGAGTGCCGGAGGATCACCTCCCCGGCATGACCAGGAGGCGCGGCCGTGAACGCATCGACCAATCTCGCACCTGTCGCACACGCCCCGTCGTATGCGACCGCGCCGCTGCGCGCCGCCGTCGACATGGACCTCGCCGACGACTTCTCCTCTGTGCTGGAGAACAGCACCGGTCACCGTTCCACGATCGGATGCATCATCCCGGCGTACAACGAGGAGGACTCGATCGCCGGAGTGATCGAGGGCCTGCTGAGCCAGACGCGGGTGCCCGACGTGATCCACGTCGTGGTCAACAACACCTCCGACAACACCGTGAAGATCGCCTCCGAGTACAGCGGCCCGCACGAGATCGTCACCGACCTGGGGGAGCAGTTCACCGAGGTCTTCGTGCACGACATCGGCAAGAACCCCGACAAGAAGGTCGGCGCGCTCAACTACGGCTACTCGCTCGTGGAGGGCTACGACTACCTGCTGGGCGTGGACGGCGACACCATCGCCGATGCCAAGGCCGTCGAATACCTCGAGACCGAGGCGGTCTCCGACTCCCGCATCGGCGGCATCTCGGCCATCTACTCCATCGACGACCGCCCCATGAAGGGCCTGATCGCGAAGTTCCTCACCGCCGGCCAGCGCACGCAGTTCGCCGCGTTCAACCTGCAGAACCTCCTGCGGGGGCGCAACATGGCCGTCCTCGGCGGGCAGTTCTCGATCTTCGCCACGAACGCCCTGCGCGACGCGATGAAGCAGAACCACCAGAGCACGCCGTGGGTGCGCGACTCCGAGGTGGAGGACTCGCTGCTGTCGCTGCAGATCAAGAGCGCCGGCTACCTCACCAAGATCAGCCCGTACGCCCGCGCCGACGTGGGCGGTATGACGACGCTGTCGGCCTACGACGCGCAGCAGGTGAAGTGGACCTACGGCGCCATCGAGCTGATGTGGCCGGGTCAGCGCGGCGACACCAAGGGTCAGCCGTTCCACCCCAACCTGCGTCTGCGCTGGTTCGAGAACTTCGGCATGCTGACGAACCTCTTCGTGCGCGTGGCTTTCTTCACGCTGCTGGCCGGTTCGCTCTCGATCGACGCGTTCATCTTCTCCCCGCTGTGGCTCCTGCCGCCGGTGGTCGCGATCCTGCTGAACGTCCGCATCGCTCGCACGATGCAGAACTGCAACGGCCGCGACCTCCTGTTCGCCGCGACGTTCATCCCGGCGGAGATCTTCATGTGGATCCGCATCAGCCACTTCGTCCGCTCGTGGACCCGATTCCTCTCCCGCAAGCAGGTCGACAACTGGGCGATGCAGGCCAAGGCCGAGAAGGGCGGAGGCCTCGGCCACTGGGCACCGTTCATCGTGCTGCTGGCCGTCGCGGTCGCGATGGCCGTCATCTGGAACCTCGTGGGTCCGGTCGCGCAGTCCTCGATCCTGTGGATCGGGTGGCCCATCGTCGGTGTCGTCACCGTGCTGCAGACCCTGCTCATGTTCGGAAAGCTCATCCGTCGCCACCACGGATTCAAGGTCTGACGCGCTCGGACGGGTCGGAGACTAGGGGGCCAGGAGCTCCGATGTGAGGCGATAGCCCACGCCGCGCACGGTCTCGATGTACCGCGGAGTCGTGGGGTTGTCGCCGAGCTTGCGGCGCAGGTTCGTCATGTGCGCTTCGATCGCGCGCTTGTCGGCATCGCCGACGAAGTAGCTCGTGACGTAGGACTCCCCGCGCAGCACGAGGGTCAGGTCGGCCTTGCTGCGCACGCGCCGCTTGGACTCCAGGAGCGTGGCGAGCAGGTCGAACTCCGTGCGCGTGAGCTCCAGCTCGCGTCCACCCAGGAGCACGATCCGGCTGTCGGGGTCGAGCTGCAGGTCGCGGTGCACGAGCCAGTCCGCCGCCGCCGGGACGACATCGCCGAACCCGCGCGGCGCCAGATCGGTGCCGGCGGCCGCCTGCGGCTCAGGACCCTGCGTCGAGGGGACGATGACAGGCGCGTCCGATGTCGCCGCTGCGGCGGCGTACTCCTCGGGCCGCACGACGGGCACGCTCTGGGTGGCCGGGCGGGCGCCGGGGAAGGAGGGCCCGACGGGGCCTTGGCGCGGCGCACCGGCAGCCCCACTGCGCGGTCGGCGCAGCAGCGCCTCGATGCGGGCGCGGAGTTCGCGCGGGCGGAAGGGCTTCACGATGTACTCATCGGCGCCGGCGCCCAGCCCCAGCACGACGTCGGCCTCGTCTTCGAGCCCCGTGAGCATGATGATGTAGGTGTCGGACTGGGCCCGGATGCGGCGGGCCGCTTCGAATCCGTCGATGCCCGGCATGTTGACATCCAGCGTCGTGATGAGCGGCTGATAGGCGATCACGGCCCGCACTCCGTCGATGCCGTTGCCCACCGAGACCGTGGAGAAGCCGGCCGACTCGAGCACCTCGACCAGGAGGTGCCGGATGTCGGGGTCGTCCTCGACGATCACGGCGGTCTTGTGCGCGTCCGCGGAGTCGCTCATCCTTGTTATCGCCTCACTCGATCCACCGCTGGGTCGTGCGCCATCCTCGCACACTTCGAAGGTCGCGTTGTGCGCGGCCGATCGCCGGCGGCCTCATCGCACGTCGCGCGTGAGCTCGACCGCCGCCTCGGGCCACCACACCCCCGCGGCCGGTCCGCCGTTGCACTCGCCGTCGCTCTCACCCGGTGGCTTGATCCACAGATTCGTGTCCACGACGTCGTCGCCGTACGTGCCGCCGGGCTCGCCGACGAGACGCCCGGGCGGGTTGCACCACTCCGCGCCATCGGGCCCGGCGCCGTTGCGGGAGGTGTCGATGACCGCGTGGGCGCCCTCGAGCAGGGTCGAGAGCTCGTGGGCGTAGGCGAACTCCGCCGAGGTCGTCTGATAGTTCGACACGTTGGTCGCGAAGCCGCGCACGCGGTCGAGCACGCCGATGCCGCGGATGAGGTCGGCCATCTGCTCGGCGGGAAGCCAACTGGAGTGACCGCCGTCGAGGTAGATCCAGGTATCGACGCCGGTCATCGCGTCGACGGCGCCGGAGAGCTGCGCCCCGCGATCGGCGAGGTTGCCGCACTCGGGGGCGAGGGCGAGGCTGTCCGGCTCCAGGACGACGATCTTCTGCACATCGCGGGCATTGCGCAGCGCCTCTCCGATCCGCTGGGTCCATATGGCGTAGTCCGCCTCGTCCAGCCCGCCGGCCGAATGATTGCCGCAGTCCCGACCGGGAAGGCCGTAGACGACCACGGCGAGGGCGGCGTCCTGATCGCGCGCTTCCGCGGCCAGATGGGCGATGCGGTCCCACACCTTGTCGGCGGGGTCGAGTTCAGGGGTGAGCCAGTACGCCGTCGGCTGGGCGGCGAGATACTCCGTCGCGGCGGTCTCGGCAGCGGTGGGGGGCTCGCCTTCGGTGAGAGCGCGGGCCGCCTTGGACTCGTCGGGGACCACGACGACCGTGCCGACGGCCGGTGGACGGGCGGAGATCATCTGGACGAAGGTCTGCGTGTGGGTGGCGACGAGGACGATGGCGGCGATGAGACCGGCGACAGCGAGTGAGGATCCGCCCACGAGCAGGATCCGCCGGAGACGCCGACGGTTCGCCGGTGGCGAGGTCGGTCTCATCATCACCTGGACTCTAGCCGAGCCCGGCCGTCGCGTGCACAAAGGAAAAGCCCCCGACGGCGGATGGAAATCCACGCCGGCAGGGGCTTCGCGACCGGTGCCGGGTCGCTTCCATGAGTATACAGAGCGTGTCCCCCGTTCGGGGGACAGGTCACTCCCCTTGTGGAAAAGCCCGCGAGCGGCTAGCCGTCAGGAGTGAGGTGGTTCATGCGGCCATCCTGGAATGGTTAGGCGCCGTCGTTGGGTACGCTCGGACGGTGGGAAAACTGATTTACACGGGGCTCGGGTTTTCGTTCGATATCGAGGATCGCGCGTTGGCCCACCTCCGGGTGATCTTCATGAACAAACTGCGCCGGGGCGAGCCGTTCATGTTCCACCACACCGCCGGCGACGGCAGCGGGACCCGCAGCTCATGGATCCATCCGTCGATTCCGGTGGTTTTCCACTTCTACGGCAGTCGCGCCCCCGTGCTGAACCGGCGGTGGGTGGAAGACCTCATGCGCGAGGCCAACGGTCCGCACGGGCTGACGGTGGTGCCGGAGCCCGACCCCGACTCACCGCTGATGACGGAGCGCGCTTAAGCGCACTCCTGGTCGACGGCCTCCCGCACGCGCTCGAGGAACTGCGCGACGTGTTCGGCCTCGGTGGGGGAGAGTTCGCCGGCGAACTCCCGGATGCGCGTGCTGAGCGGATCGACGTCGGTGAGGTCGATGTCGCGGTCGAAGGGGACGACGAACTTGCTGCGCCGATCCGTCGGGTTCGAGGTGAACGCGATGAGGCCGCCGGCGTGGAGGCGGTCGAGCATTCCCGTGACGGAGGCGGTGGAAACGCCCAGATGCTGCGCGATCCCCGTGGGCGTCACGGATTCGCCCTCGTCGGTGCATTCCAGGATGTAGCGCATGGCGGCTCGCGCGTTCTCGCTCGGTCCGCACGCGTTCTGGCGACGGCGGGCCAAGCGCGACTCCGACTGCCGGAGTCGTTCGACGGCCCGTACAGCCTCGGCGATCGCATCGCCGGTGTCGGTGGGGGTGGTCACCTGCATCCTTCCGTCGGGCGGAGCCGGGAACGGTGAAGTGACCATTGTAGTTAGGCACGGTGATTACTCACCAGGTGAGCTTTCTCGTCGCCGACCGACATGAGACGTTTCTCATGCAGTTGCCTGATAGCTAGTTTGCCTAGTAACGTGACGAGTAATAAATCAATCACCTGACATGCAGAGGGGACCGCATCATGGGACGCCTGTTTTACGGGAACGCAACTCAGCCCATCGAGATGCCGGACCGGCTGCTCGCACACATCAAGGTCGTCACGGCCACCAAGCTGCGTCGTGGCGAGAGCTTCACGCTCTCCTGGCGGCACCCCGAGGACGTCCCGGGTGGACGCTCGACCATCTGGTTGCAGCCCTCGATCCCCCTTCGGTTCGTCTTCTCCACCCCCGAGCCCGAGCTGCTCGACCCCGCATTCCTGAAAGACCTGGCCAACGCCGCCAATTCGTCGGGCGGCCTATCCGTCGACCTCAACATGCCGGTGCCGGTGAACGACGAGGTTTCGACGCCGCAGGCCCGCGTCCCGGTCGGGGCGCGGGCCGCCTGAGCGGCTCGCGGCGGGGACCGGGTGGGCTTCTTGGGGGAGTCCATCCGTCGCTGTCAAGCCCATCGATCGCGCGGCGTGGGCGAGGGATCGTGGGGTGAGCGACGACGCAGAATACGGAGCATCCCATGTACTCCTCGCAAGAGCCGTGGCGGCGGCCCGTGGACATCCCGCACCGTCCTCCACTGCGACACCGCATCGCAATCGAACGGGAATGGGCCCGCGCGCTCGTCGACGACGACGACGAGCCGCCGCCGGTGGCCCCACGGCATCCCCTCGTGATGTGAGCGGCGTGGTGGACGTCGGCCGGTCGGGGCAGTCGGCCGACGGCCACGTATCGCGCCCGTCGCTGCGAAGCGACTCGGCGACAATCCTGCCCCCGCGAATGCGGTCGCGCGAGAGGCCGCCGGTGAGGATCTTCTCATCTGCGTTGGGCGTCGTGCTGGCCCTTGTCCTCGTCGCACTCGCACCCGGCTGCGCTCGCACGACCGCGCACCCCGCGCCTTCGTCCGCGAGCCCCGCCGCGACCGCGGCGGCCGCGGAAGACCCGGTGCGCATGGCAGTGGTGGGGGACTCGCTCAGCGAGGGCGACAGCGCCGATTTCTCCGGCGGCGACTTCGGCGACCGGTCATGGCTGCCGTGGGCGCTGGATGAGCGCGTGGTGTTCGCCGGCGGATGGGCGGTGTCCGGCGCTCTGACCGAGGCGATGGCAGAGAACGTGCGGCCCTACGATGCCGACGTGCTCGTCATCCTCGGCGGCACGAACGACCTGGCCCTGGGCATCGACCTGCGGGACACTCAGCGCCACCTCGTCGAGATCGCCGACACGGCGAGCGTGGAGCGGGTCGTGCTCGTCGGCGTCCCGCCCATCGACTTCGCCCCCGACACCGTCGGGCCCTACAACCAGGCGCTGCGCGAGCTCGCCGCCGAGCGCGGGTGGGAGTTCGCCGACGCCGCGGCGGATCTGCGTGCTCCCGATGAGACCTTTCGCGAGGGCCTGACGTGGGATGGCCTTCATCCCACCGCCGAGGGCGCGCGACTGCTGGGCGAGGCCATCCGGGCCCACGTCCTCCGATGAACCACAGAGGAGACCGCATGCGCACATTCGCCCGCTGGATGCTGGGGGCCGCGATGCTGTTCGCGGGGCTCAGCCATGTGTTCTGGGCCCGGCGCGACTTCCAGGCGCAGGTGCCCGACTGGGCGGTGGAGGCGGTGCCGCTGGACAAGGACGACGTCGTGCTGGCCTCGGGGGTCGTGGAGATCGCGTTCGGAGCGGCACTCATCGCCCTGCCGCGAGAGCGCCGCACCATCGGCGCCGCTCTCGCGGCGTTCTTCCTCGCCGTCTTCCCCGGCAACATCGATCAGTGGCGCAAGCACCGGTCGGCGTTCGGGCTCGACACCGACCGCAAGCGCTTCATCCGCCTGTTCTTCCAGCCCGCCCTCGTCGCGTGGGCGTGGTGGTCGACGCGCTAGCAGTTCTCGAACACGTACCCCGGATCGGACGGGCCCACCAGCCCCCGGTCGCGCAGCACGATCGACTCCGGTACGGCCGAGTCGGCGCACACCTCCTCGAAGCGGCGGGGGAGGACGTCGGCGTACTCGATGTCGAGCACGTGCGCCCCGTACACGTCCTCGTACGCGTCGCACTCCTGGAATGCCGCGCACTCCTCGGCGATGGCGAAGTCGAAGCCGGCCTCACGCGCGAAGAGCCCGGCGAATTCGGCGGCGTTCTTCTGCGCGGCCGCCAGGCCCGCACGGTGGGCCGCGTCGACCAGCTCGGCGGCGAGCGCGACGCTGTCGTCGACGGTGATCGCTCCGCCGGAGCGGGCGAACGTGTCGAGATTGTCGAACTCGACGGCGTCGAACCCGGCATCGGCGCACTCATGGATCCACGGCGTCACGACGGCCGCGATCTCCGCTCTGCGCTCGGACGTCGAGACATCCAGCAGGATCTCATCCGGCCACATCGGGTCGACCACCGGTGCTCCCTCCCGCCGGAGGAGGGCGTCGGCCGGCCACGCGTCATCCTCGCCGGGCTGGGTCTGGAAGGCGTTGACGTAGCAGATCGAATAGCCGTCCTCCAGCGGGGACGCCGACCGGTCGCGCACGACCACCTCCACGCCGTCGGGCGGCGGATACGCGCGGCCGAGCTGATAGTCGAACGGGGCGCCCGCGGGCGGCGGGGCGGGGGCGTCGGGCGCGCTGCATCCGGCGGCGAGCAGGGCCACCGCAGGCACGAGCACCGCCCGCCACGACTTCGCGTTCATCGGACCATCATGTCGGGGACTCCTCGCGGCGGAGGGTGCGCGTGCGCACGAGGCTCGCCACCGTCGCCACCAGGATCGTCGCGCCGATGAACAGCAGCGAGAACCAGATGGGGATCTCCGGTGCCCACTTCACGCCCTGGCCGCCGTTGATGAAGGGCAGCTCGTTGACGTGCAGGGCGTGCAGCACGAGCTTCATCCCGATGAAGCCCAGGATGACCGCCAGGCCCTGCGAGAGGTAGATCAGGCGCTTCAGCAGCCCGCCGATGAGGAAGTAGAGCTGCCGCAGCCCCATGAGGGCGAAGGCGTTCGCGGTGAAGACGATGTAGGCCTGCTCGGTGAGTCCGTAGATCGCGGGGATGGAATCGACGGCGAAGATCAGGTCGACGAACCCGATGGTGATGATGGTCAGCAGCATCGGGGTGACGAAGCGGCGGCCGTCCTTGACGACCGTCAGCCGGTCGCGGTGGTACTCGTCGGTGACCGGGAGGTGACGGCGCACGAAGCGCATGACCCGCCCGTCGGCGGGGTTGCCGTCGCCGTGCGCGAACGCCTGCCGGTACGCCAGGAACAGCAGCAGCGCCCCGAAGACGTAGAAGATCCACGACAGGTTCTCGATGAGCGCTGCGCCCACGGCGATGAACCCCCCGCGCAGGATGAGCGCGATGACGATGCCGATCATCAGCACCTTCTGCTGGTAGATGCGGGGCACCGCGAAGCCGGTCATGACGATGAGGAACACGAAGAGGTTGTCGATGGACAGCGCCTTCTCGGTCAGGTAGCCCGCGTAGTACTCGCCGCCGAAGTCCCACCCCCACACGAGGCCGATGACGAGGCCGAAGATGAGGGCGAGGCCGATGTAGAACGCCGACCAGCGCGCCGATTCCCCGATGCTCGGTTCATGCGCCTTGCGCACGTGGGCGAAGAACTCGTACACGAAGAACGCGACGGTGACGGCGAGGGTGATGCCCCAGACGAGCGGGGTGACGAGCATGGGATCTCCAGAGGGTAGGCGTTGCCGAACGCCAAGGTCTCCTCCGTCCCGAAAGTAGCCGGGCCGGCGGGCCGGGACGCTGCATCGAGTCCGTATTGACGGGTCCGCCGCTGGTGGGAGTACTCCCCTTGCTGTGTGTCGAGGGTACCCGACGCTTAGCATTGCGCGTATGTCGGATTCTCGGGTCGTCGTGATCGGCGGCGGCAACGCCGGACTGTCGGTGGCCGGACGGCTCAAGCGCGCCGGCATCCGTGACGTGGTGGTCATCGAGCCGCGGGAGACGCACGTCTTCGCGCCGCTGCAGTCGCACATCGCCGGCGGTGCCGCGCTGGCCGCAGACGCCGTGCGTCCGCAGGGGGAGGTGACACCGCGCGGCGTGGAGTGGATCCGGGATGCCGCGGTCGACATCCGGCCCGATGCGCGCGAGGTGGTGCTGGCCTCCGGGGCGACCGTCGCCTACGACCAGCTCGTGGTGTGCCCGGGCATCCAGATGAACTGGTCTGCCGTGCCGGGCCTGGCCGAAGCGATGCAGACGCCGGCGGGGGTGTCGAACTACGACCATGCGCTCGCCGTCAAGGCCTCCCCGTTGCTGCGGGATCTGCGCGAGGGCACCGTCGTCTTCGTGCAGGCGGCCGACACGACCTCGTGCCCCGGCGCCGCGCAGAAGCCCATGTACCTGGCGTGCGCATGGTGGCGGGCGGTGGGCGTGCTCGACCGCATCCGCGTCGTCCTCGTCACGCCCGAGCCGACTCCGCACGGCATCCCCGCCATCGACGCCGAGCTGCAGCGCAAGATCGACGAGTACGGCATCGAGGTGCGCTCCGGCACGCACCTGCTGTCGGTGGAGCCGTCGGCGCGCATGGTCACGATCGGGCGGGGCGATGTCACCGAGACGCTCTCCTACGACGTGCTGCACGCCGCGCCCCGCGCCCCCGCAGAGCGCCCCCGACTGGCTCGCCGCGACGCCCCTGGCCGCCCCGGCGTCGGA
This region includes:
- a CDS encoding MarR family winged helix-turn-helix transcriptional regulator, yielding MTTPTDTGDAIAEAVRAVERLRQSESRLARRRQNACGPSENARAAMRYILECTDEGESVTPTGIAQHLGVSTASVTGMLDRLHAGGLIAFTSNPTDRRSKFVVPFDRDIDLTDVDPLSTRIREFAGELSPTEAEHVAQFLERVREAVDQECA
- a CDS encoding glycoside hydrolase family 6 protein, which produces MMRPTSPPANRRRLRRILLVGGSSLAVAGLIAAIVLVATHTQTFVQMISARPPAVGTVVVVPDESKAARALTEGEPPTAAETAATEYLAAQPTAYWLTPELDPADKVWDRIAHLAAEARDQDAALAVVVYGLPGRDCGNHSAGGLDEADYAIWTQRIGEALRNARDVQKIVVLEPDSLALAPECGNLADRGAQLSGAVDAMTGVDTWIYLDGGHSSWLPAEQMADLIRGIGVLDRVRGFATNVSNYQTTSAEFAYAHELSTLLEGAHAVIDTSRNGAGPDGAEWCNPPGRLVGEPGGTYGDDVVDTNLWIKPPGESDGECNGGPAAGVWWPEAAVELTRDVR
- a CDS encoding response regulator transcription factor yields the protein MSDSADAHKTAVIVEDDPDIRHLLVEVLESAGFSTVSVGNGIDGVRAVIAYQPLITTLDVNMPGIDGFEAARRIRAQSDTYIIMLTGLEDEADVVLGLGAGADEYIVKPFRPRELRARIEALLRRPRSGAAGAPRQGPVGPSFPGARPATQSVPVVRPEEYAAAAATSDAPVIVPSTQGPEPQAAAGTDLAPRGFGDVVPAAADWLVHRDLQLDPDSRIVLLGGRELELTRTEFDLLATLLESKRRVRSKADLTLVLRGESYVTSYFVGDADKRAIEAHMTNLRRKLGDNPTTPRYIETVRGVGYRLTSELLAP
- a CDS encoding sensor histidine kinase, whose protein sequence is MAAANSLPATSPADNAREGDEGGLVDNRTRSIWLLQLVLAASVVVTVLVVQAMEPALFGVWTFSTGVAIIIALTAICLAVPWRRVPREYIALVPFGDLIGVSFLVLQSDLQFGYFWVFPVTWIATYFALPALLGAFAMVAGVIVLDATLSGPDTHDVVRLMVVLLALAFIGLTTYLAARQSRAFRQLLRRQAGRLQGTLSRVSGQERRVSQMLNGLDTGIARLSRAGEVLALNDTYVSLYAIDRDDPKRPGRSVEYSALRGDPLAELDRPFARAARGELFEDERVWLFDTEGEWHALSVSTRRLMPAGDEPESTLLIVHDITALIEAERARERLAAVVSHELRNPLTAIMGHAELALEAEHLPAKTREQLEVIDNAAERMQTLISEILAGSRAEARDHTAASSTDVRRILDASVESFRPAADGRRVRVIVDAPPSLEVRGDAFRLRQAVDNVLSNAIKYTPGGGSVHIGARAEAGHAVIVVADTGIGISADELPRVFDPYFRARTARESSTPGTGLGMGILRTIIEEHRGTLQLESEQGTGTTVTITLPAERGA
- a CDS encoding ATP-dependent DNA ligase: MVHAAILEWLGAVVGYARTVGKLIYTGLGFSFDIEDRALAHLRVIFMNKLRRGEPFMFHHTAGDGSGTRSSWIHPSIPVVFHFYGSRAPVLNRRWVEDLMREANGPHGLTVVPEPDPDSPLMTERA
- a CDS encoding glycosyltransferase family 2 protein, translated to MDLADDFSSVLENSTGHRSTIGCIIPAYNEEDSIAGVIEGLLSQTRVPDVIHVVVNNTSDNTVKIASEYSGPHEIVTDLGEQFTEVFVHDIGKNPDKKVGALNYGYSLVEGYDYLLGVDGDTIADAKAVEYLETEAVSDSRIGGISAIYSIDDRPMKGLIAKFLTAGQRTQFAAFNLQNLLRGRNMAVLGGQFSIFATNALRDAMKQNHQSTPWVRDSEVEDSLLSLQIKSAGYLTKISPYARADVGGMTTLSAYDAQQVKWTYGAIELMWPGQRGDTKGQPFHPNLRLRWFENFGMLTNLFVRVAFFTLLAGSLSIDAFIFSPLWLLPPVVAILLNVRIARTMQNCNGRDLLFAATFIPAEIFMWIRISHFVRSWTRFLSRKQVDNWAMQAKAEKGGGLGHWAPFIVLLAVAVAMAVIWNLVGPVAQSSILWIGWPIVGVVTVLQTLLMFGKLIRRHHGFKV